A stretch of the Theropithecus gelada isolate Dixy chromosome 7a, Tgel_1.0, whole genome shotgun sequence genome encodes the following:
- the CCNDBP1 gene encoding cyclin-D1-binding protein 1 isoform X2: MGGAGPLGAGPGLWGGAGRLVAGNEPLTLWPGSGAAVAVRLRQWRRRPVFAAFGKRLRWRAQLHLQPQPPPWLHLCSSSGTWRRSCGCSFLECGSAKPRRPPRSLIERCSGEDSETQKFCEQVHAAIKAFIAVYYLLPKDQGITLRKLVRGATLDIVDGMAQLMEVLSITPTQSPENNDLISYNSVWVACQQMPQIPRDNKAAALLMLTKNVDFVKDAHEEMERAVEECDPYSGLLNDTDENNSDNHSDEDDVLGFPSNQDLYWSEDDQELIIPCLALVRASKACLKKIRILVAENGKKDQVAQLDDIVDISDEISPSVDDLALSIYPPMCHLTVRINSAKLVSVLKKALEITKASHVTPQPEDSWIPLLINAIDHCMNRIKELTQSELEL; this comes from the exons ATGGGTGGTGCTGGACCtctgggggcggggccgggcctcTGGGGCGGGGCTGGACGGCTTGTTGCCGGAAACGAGCCATTGACGCTGTGGCCCGGAAGTGGAGCGGCTGTCGCAGTGCGGCTCCGGCAGTGGCGGCGGAGGCCTGTGTTTGCGGCCTTCGGCAAGCGACTGAGATGGCGAGCGCAACTGCACCTGCAGCCGCAGCCCCCACCCTGGCTCCACCTTTGCAGCAGCTCCGGCACTTGGCGGAGGAGCTGCGGTTGCTCCTTCCTCGAGTGCGGG TCGGCGAAGCCCAGGAGACCACCGAGGAGTTTAATCGAGAGATGTTCTGGAGAAGACTCA GAAACCCAGAAGTTCTGTGAACAAGTCCATGCTGCCATCAAGGCATTTATTGCAGTGTACTATTTGCTTCCAAAGGATCAGG GGATCACCCTGAGAAAGCTGGTACGGGGCGCCACCCTGGACATCGTGGATGGCATGGCTCAGCTCATGGAAGTACTTTCCATCACTCCAACTCAGAG CCCTGAGAACAATGACCTTATTTCCTACAACAGTGTCTGGGTTGCGTGCCAGCAGATGCCTCAGATACCAAGAG ATAACAAAGCTGCAGCTCTTTTGATGCTGACCAAGAATGTGGATTTTGTGAAGGATGCACATGAAGAAATGGAGCGG GCTGTGGAAGAATGCGACCCTTACTCTGGCCTCTTGAATGATACTGACGAGAACAACTCTGACAACCACAGTGATGAGGATGATGTGTTGGGGTTTCCAAGCAATCAGGACTTGTATTGGTCAGAGGATGATCAAGAGCTGATAATCCCCTGCCTTGCACTGGTGAGAGCATCCAAAGCCTGCCTGAAGAAAATTCGGATCTTAGTGGCAGAGAATGGGAAGAAGGATCAGGTGGCACAGCTGGATGACATTGTGGATATTTCTGATGAAATCAGCCCTAG TGTGGATGATTTGGCTCTGAGCATATATCCACCTATGTGTCACCTGACCGTGCGAATCAAT TCTGCAAAACTTGTATCTGTTTTAAAGAAGGCACTTGAAATTACAAA AGCAAGTCATGTGACCCCTCAGCCGGAAGATAGTTGGATCCCTTTACTTATTAATGCCATTGATCATTGCATGAATAGAATCAAGGAGCTTACTCAGAGTGAACTTGAATTATGA
- the CCNDBP1 gene encoding cyclin-D1-binding protein 1 isoform X3 → MASATAPAAAAPTLAPPLQQLRHLAEELRLLLPRVRVGEAQETTEEFNREMFWRRLNEAAVTVSREATTLTTVFSQLPLPSPQETQKFCEQVHAAIKAFIAVYYLLPKDQGITLRKLVRGATLDIVDGMAQLMEVLSITPTQSPENNDLISYNSVWVACQQMPQIPRDNKAAALLMLTKNVDFVKDAHEEMERAVEECDPYSGLLNDTDENNSDNHSDEDDVLGFPSNQDLYWSEDDQELIIPCLALVRASKACLKKIRILVAENGKKDQVAQLDDIVDISDEISPSVDDLALSIYPPMCHLTVRINSAKLVSVLKKALEITKASHVTPQPEDSWIPLLINAIDHCMNRIKELTQSELEL, encoded by the exons ATGGCGAGCGCAACTGCACCTGCAGCCGCAGCCCCCACCCTGGCTCCACCTTTGCAGCAGCTCCGGCACTTGGCGGAGGAGCTGCGGTTGCTCCTTCCTCGAGTGCGGG TCGGCGAAGCCCAGGAGACCACCGAGGAGTTTAATCGAGAGATGTTCTGGAGAAGACTCA ATGAGGCAGCTGTGACAGTGTCAAGGGAAGCCACGACTCTGACCACAGTCTTCTCTCAGCTTCCACTGCCGTCTCCACAG GAAACCCAGAAGTTCTGTGAACAAGTCCATGCTGCCATCAAGGCATTTATTGCAGTGTACTATTTGCTTCCAAAGGATCAGG GGATCACCCTGAGAAAGCTGGTACGGGGCGCCACCCTGGACATCGTGGATGGCATGGCTCAGCTCATGGAAGTACTTTCCATCACTCCAACTCAGAG CCCTGAGAACAATGACCTTATTTCCTACAACAGTGTCTGGGTTGCGTGCCAGCAGATGCCTCAGATACCAAGAG ATAACAAAGCTGCAGCTCTTTTGATGCTGACCAAGAATGTGGATTTTGTGAAGGATGCACATGAAGAAATGGAGCGG GCTGTGGAAGAATGCGACCCTTACTCTGGCCTCTTGAATGATACTGACGAGAACAACTCTGACAACCACAGTGATGAGGATGATGTGTTGGGGTTTCCAAGCAATCAGGACTTGTATTGGTCAGAGGATGATCAAGAGCTGATAATCCCCTGCCTTGCACTGGTGAGAGCATCCAAAGCCTGCCTGAAGAAAATTCGGATCTTAGTGGCAGAGAATGGGAAGAAGGATCAGGTGGCACAGCTGGATGACATTGTGGATATTTCTGATGAAATCAGCCCTAG TGTGGATGATTTGGCTCTGAGCATATATCCACCTATGTGTCACCTGACCGTGCGAATCAAT TCTGCAAAACTTGTATCTGTTTTAAAGAAGGCACTTGAAATTACAAA AGCAAGTCATGTGACCCCTCAGCCGGAAGATAGTTGGATCCCTTTACTTATTAATGCCATTGATCATTGCATGAATAGAATCAAGGAGCTTACTCAGAGTGAACTTGAATTATGA
- the CCNDBP1 gene encoding cyclin-D1-binding protein 1 isoform X1: MASATAPAAAAPTLAPPLQQLRHLAEELRLLLPRVRGELTELESATAGAGWGRGRDPGEGGLGVAERAGWGGGGGEPGSGEGGRSAYLSFSTRHHSAPTRHTHKSAKPRRPPRSLIERCSGEDSETQKFCEQVHAAIKAFIAVYYLLPKDQGITLRKLVRGATLDIVDGMAQLMEVLSITPTQSPENNDLISYNSVWVACQQMPQIPRDNKAAALLMLTKNVDFVKDAHEEMERAVEECDPYSGLLNDTDENNSDNHSDEDDVLGFPSNQDLYWSEDDQELIIPCLALVRASKACLKKIRILVAENGKKDQVAQLDDIVDISDEISPSVDDLALSIYPPMCHLTVRINSAKLVSVLKKALEITKASHVTPQPEDSWIPLLINAIDHCMNRIKELTQSELEL, translated from the exons ATGGCGAGCGCAACTGCACCTGCAGCCGCAGCCCCCACCCTGGCTCCACCTTTGCAGCAGCTCCGGCACTTGGCGGAGGAGCTGCGGTTGCTCCTTCCTCGAGTGCGGGGTGAGCTGACGGAGTTGGAAAGCGCGACGGCAGGGGCGGGCTGGGGGAGAGGCCGGGATCCGGGAGAGGGCGGGCTCGGGGTCGCGGAGAGGGCGGGctggggcggcggcggcggggagcCAGGCTCGGGCGAGGGAGGTAGGTCCGCTTACCTTAGCTTTTCCACTCGCCACCATTCGGCCCCCACACGCCACACCCACAAGTCGGCGAAGCCCAGGAGACCACCGAGGAGTTTAATCGAGAGATGTTCTGGAGAAGACTCA GAAACCCAGAAGTTCTGTGAACAAGTCCATGCTGCCATCAAGGCATTTATTGCAGTGTACTATTTGCTTCCAAAGGATCAGG GGATCACCCTGAGAAAGCTGGTACGGGGCGCCACCCTGGACATCGTGGATGGCATGGCTCAGCTCATGGAAGTACTTTCCATCACTCCAACTCAGAG CCCTGAGAACAATGACCTTATTTCCTACAACAGTGTCTGGGTTGCGTGCCAGCAGATGCCTCAGATACCAAGAG ATAACAAAGCTGCAGCTCTTTTGATGCTGACCAAGAATGTGGATTTTGTGAAGGATGCACATGAAGAAATGGAGCGG GCTGTGGAAGAATGCGACCCTTACTCTGGCCTCTTGAATGATACTGACGAGAACAACTCTGACAACCACAGTGATGAGGATGATGTGTTGGGGTTTCCAAGCAATCAGGACTTGTATTGGTCAGAGGATGATCAAGAGCTGATAATCCCCTGCCTTGCACTGGTGAGAGCATCCAAAGCCTGCCTGAAGAAAATTCGGATCTTAGTGGCAGAGAATGGGAAGAAGGATCAGGTGGCACAGCTGGATGACATTGTGGATATTTCTGATGAAATCAGCCCTAG TGTGGATGATTTGGCTCTGAGCATATATCCACCTATGTGTCACCTGACCGTGCGAATCAAT TCTGCAAAACTTGTATCTGTTTTAAAGAAGGCACTTGAAATTACAAA AGCAAGTCATGTGACCCCTCAGCCGGAAGATAGTTGGATCCCTTTACTTATTAATGCCATTGATCATTGCATGAATAGAATCAAGGAGCTTACTCAGAGTGAACTTGAATTATGA
- the EPB42 gene encoding erythrocyte membrane protein band 4.2 isoform X2: protein MGQALGIKSCDFQAARNNEEHHTKAFSSRHLFVRRGQPFTIILHFRAPVHAFLPALKKVALIAQTGEQPSKVNRTQATFPVSSLGDRKSWSAAVEERDAQSWTISVTTPADAVIGRYSLLLQVSGRKPRLLGRFTLLFNPWSREDAVFLKNEAQRTEYLLNQNGLIYLGTADCIQAEPWDFGQFEGDVIDLSLRLLSKDKQVEKWSQPVHVAHVLGASLHYLKEKRVLPTPQTQTTQEGALLNKRRGSVPILRQWLTGRGRPVYDGQAWVLAAVACTVLRCLGIPARVVTTFASAQGTGGRLLVDEYYNEEGLQNGEGQRGRIWIFQTSTECWMTRPALPQGYDGWQILHSSAPNGGGVLGFCDLVPVRAVKEGTLRLTPAVSDLFAAINASCVVWKCCEDGKLELTDSNTKYVGNNISTKGVGSDRCEDITQNYKYPEGSLQEKEVLERVEKEKMEHGKDNGIRPPTLQTANPLYLLLKAPSSLPLRGDTQISVTLVNHSEQETAVLLAIGVQAVHYNGVLAAELWRKKLHLTLSANLEQTITIGLFFSNFERNPPENTFLRLTAMATHSQSSLSCFAQEDIAICRPHLAIKMPEKAEQYQPLTASVSIQNSLDAPMEDCVISILGRGLIHRERRYRFGSVWPENTMCTEFQFTPTHVGLQRLTVEMDCNMFQNLTNYKNVTVVAPELSA, encoded by the exons GAGAGCAGCCTTCCAAGGTCAACAGGACCCAAGCCACATTCCCAGTGTCCAGTCTGGGGGACCGAAAGTCGTGGAGTGCAGCGGTGGAGGAGAGAGATGCCCAGTCCTGGACCATCTCTGTGACCACACCCGCAGATGCTGTCATTGGCCGCTACTCGCTTCTGCTGCAGGTCTCAGGCAGGAAGCCACGCCTCTTGGGCCGGTTCACATTGCTTTTTAACCCCTGGAGTAGAG AGGATGCCGTGTTCCTGAAGAATGAGGCTCAGCGCACAGAGTACTTGTTGAACCAGAATGGTCTCATCTACCTGGGCACAGCTGACTGCATCCAGGCAGAGCCCTGGGACTTTGGCCAG TTCGAGGGGGATGTCATCGACCTCAGCCTGCGCTTGCTGAGCAAGGACAAGCAGGTAGAGAAGTGGAGCCAGCCAGTGCATGTGGCCCATGTGTTGGGTGCCTCG CTGCATTATCTCAAGGAGAAGAGGGTCCTGCCCACCCCGCAGACCCAGACCACCCAGGAAGGGGCCTTGCTGAACAAGCGCCGGGGCAGCGTGCCCATCCTGCGGCAGTGGCTCACCGGCCGAGGCCGACCTGTGTATGATGGCCAGGCCTGGGTGTTGGCCGCTGTTGCTTGCACAG TGCTGCGATGCCTGGGAATCCCTGCCCGTGTGGTGACCACGTTTGCCTCAGCACAGGGCACCGGTGGGCGTCTGCTCGTAGATGAGTACTATAATGAGGAGGGACTTCAGAACGGAGAAGGCCAGAGAGGCAGAATCTG GATCTTCCAGACTTCCACAGAGTGCTGGATGACACGGCCTGCCTTGCCCCAGGGGTATGATGGATGGCAGATTCTGCACTCAAGTGCTCCTAATGGAGGTGGAG TCCTGGGGTTCTGTGATCTCGTGCCGGTCAGAGCAGTCAAGGAGGGGACGCTGAGGCTGACCCCAGCAGTGTCAGACCTTTTTGCTGCCATAAATGCCTCATGTGTGGTCTGGAAGTGCTGTGAGGATGGGAAACTGGAGTTGACTGACTCCAACACAAAGTACGTTGGCAACAACATCAGCACCAAGGGTGTGGGCAGTGACCGCTGTGAGGACATCACTCAGAACTACAAGTATCCTGAAG GGTCTCTTCAGGAAAAAGAGGTGCTGGAGAGagttgagaaagagaaaatggaacatGGGAAAGACAACGGCATCCGTCCTCCCACTCTCCAGACTGCCAATCCTCTGTACCTGCTCTTGAAAGCACCCAGCTCCCTACCCCTGAGAGGGGATACCCAGATCTCAGTGACGCTGGTTAACCACAGTGAGCAGGAGACGGCAGTGCTGCTGGCAATCGGGGTCCAGGCTGTGCACTACAACGGTGTCCTTGCTGCCGAGCTCTGGAGGAAGAAGCTGCACCTCACACTCAGTGCCAACCTGG AACAGACAATAACCATTGGCCTGTTCTTCTCCAATTTTGAGCGAAACCCACCCGAGAACACCTTCCTTAGACTCACCGCCATGGCAACACACTCTCAGTCCAGCCTTAGCTGCTTTGCTCAGGAAGACATTGCCATTTGTAGACCGCATCTTGCCATCAAG ATGCCAGAGAAAGCAGAGCAGTATCAACCCCTCACAGCCTCAGTCAGCATCCAGAACTCCCTAGATGCCCCCATGGAGGACTGTGTGATCTCCATCCTGGGAAGGGGGCTCATTCACAGAGAGAGGAGGTACAG atTTGGTTCAGTGTGGCCTGAAAACACCATGTGTACCGAGTTCCAGTTCACGCCGACACATGTGGGGCTCCAGAGGCTCACTGTGGAAATGGACTGCAACATGTTCCAGAACCTAACCAACTATAAAAATGTCACCGTGGTAGCCCCTGAACTTTCAGCTTAA